A stretch of the Pedobacter sp. MC2016-14 genome encodes the following:
- the cobA gene encoding uroporphyrinogen-III C-methyltransferase translates to MILTKERKSLEPRITLVGAGPGDPDLLTIKAANALKTADVVLYDALVNEDILEAYAPKDAIKVYVGKRSGEHSHPQNVINKLMVDYALNYGHVVRLKGGDPFVFGRGYEELDFAAGYNIPTSVIPGLSSSISVPGLQQIPVTHRGLSESFWVVTGTTASGALSNDLYEAARSKATVVVLMGLGKLGEIAKLFQNEGKGRLPVAVIQSGSTKEEKLAIGVVDTIEEVVLEQKIQSPALLIVGDVVSLHPSFQPIKNFYKLLDQEF, encoded by the coding sequence ATGATATTAACTAAAGAAAGAAAAAGTCTGGAGCCAAGAATTACATTGGTAGGCGCGGGTCCCGGTGATCCAGATTTATTGACGATAAAAGCTGCCAATGCTTTAAAAACCGCAGATGTAGTTTTGTATGATGCGTTGGTGAATGAAGATATTTTAGAGGCATATGCACCTAAGGATGCCATTAAAGTATATGTGGGCAAGCGTTCTGGTGAGCACTCGCATCCACAAAATGTAATCAACAAGTTAATGGTTGATTATGCACTTAACTACGGCCATGTGGTCCGCTTAAAAGGTGGTGATCCATTTGTATTTGGAAGAGGTTATGAGGAATTGGATTTTGCGGCGGGATATAACATTCCAACATCAGTTATACCAGGACTTTCCAGTTCCATATCTGTGCCTGGGCTTCAGCAAATTCCGGTAACGCATCGCGGGCTTAGCGAAAGCTTTTGGGTGGTTACAGGAACTACCGCGTCTGGTGCTTTATCTAATGATTTATACGAAGCAGCAAGAAGCAAAGCCACTGTTGTGGTATTAATGGGACTTGGTAAACTTGGAGAAATAGCCAAGTTGTTTCAAAATGAGGGTAAAGGAAGACTTCCGGTAGCTGTGATCCAAAGTGGCTCTACTAAAGAAGAGAAGCTGGCTATTGGCGTTGTAGATACCATTGAGGAAGTGGTATTGGAACAGAAAATACAATCTCCTGCTTTGTTGATTGTTGGAGATGTTGTTTCTTTGCACCCATCTTTTCAGCCTATCAAAAATTTTTATAAATTGCTGGATCAGGAGTTTTAA
- a CDS encoding TSUP family transporter, with product MEGNQLFPVFIKLNTLQTVVVGGGPIGLEKLTAIVGNSAEANVNLIGREIIPELRQFAAAYPKVRIFEKEFEPQDLDGADLVITATNNALLNQQIRIEANQRNLLVNFADKPELCDFYLGSVVKKGDLKIAISTNGKSPTIAKRLKEVLNEGLPNELNDTLQHMQTLRNSLSGDFTDKVKQLNKVTSVLIANKENSTMKRNFKWLLWITIVLSIALVVTVFWHKEPEFQLYIQQINPVFYWFLLGGFIFALVDGAIGMSYGVTSTAFSLSMGIPPASASMAVHLSEILSNGIAGWMHYKMGNINWKLFRLLIIPGILGAVTGAWLLSSLEHYSQYTKPLVSLYTLILGGVILSKAYQARQHKTSSTKIKKISLLGLFGGFIDAVGGGGWGSIVLSSLIAGGRSPRFSLGTVKITRFFIALMSSLTFITMLNGAHWEAVAGLVIGSALAAPIAAKVSNKISVKTIMVSVGIIVIIVSLRSIFNFILKIV from the coding sequence TTGGAAGGTAATCAGCTATTTCCCGTTTTTATTAAGCTAAACACATTACAAACTGTAGTTGTTGGCGGTGGACCTATTGGTTTGGAAAAGCTGACGGCAATTGTAGGTAATAGCGCAGAAGCGAATGTAAATTTAATTGGCAGGGAGATTATACCGGAGTTGCGGCAGTTTGCTGCTGCTTATCCTAAGGTGCGGATTTTTGAAAAAGAATTTGAACCACAGGATTTGGACGGTGCCGACCTGGTAATTACTGCTACCAACAATGCACTGTTGAACCAGCAAATCCGTATTGAAGCAAATCAGCGGAATTTATTGGTGAACTTTGCGGATAAGCCAGAACTATGCGACTTTTATTTGGGCTCTGTAGTGAAAAAAGGAGATTTAAAGATCGCGATATCTACCAATGGGAAATCACCAACCATAGCAAAACGCTTAAAAGAGGTGTTGAATGAGGGGTTGCCCAATGAGTTGAACGATACTTTGCAGCATATGCAAACTTTGCGCAATTCTTTAAGTGGTGATTTTACGGATAAAGTTAAACAACTGAATAAAGTGACCTCTGTTTTGATTGCAAATAAAGAGAACAGCACCATGAAAAGAAATTTTAAATGGCTGTTGTGGATCACCATTGTGCTCTCTATTGCATTGGTTGTTACAGTTTTTTGGCATAAAGAGCCAGAGTTTCAGTTGTATATTCAGCAAATTAATCCGGTTTTTTATTGGTTCCTTTTGGGAGGGTTTATTTTTGCATTGGTAGATGGAGCAATAGGGATGAGTTACGGGGTTACTTCAACCGCTTTTTCTTTGTCTATGGGAATTCCACCTGCCTCAGCCAGTATGGCAGTACATTTATCTGAGATTTTGAGCAATGGTATAGCTGGATGGATGCATTATAAAATGGGAAATATAAACTGGAAATTGTTCAGGTTATTGATTATTCCCGGAATATTAGGTGCGGTTACAGGTGCATGGTTATTGTCTTCTCTGGAACATTACAGTCAGTACACTAAACCATTGGTGTCTTTATATACCTTAATTTTAGGTGGTGTAATTTTATCTAAAGCATACCAGGCCAGGCAGCATAAAACATCTTCTACCAAGATTAAAAAGATTTCTCTTTTGGGCTTATTTGGTGGTTTCATAGATGCTGTTGGTGGCGGCGGATGGGGCTCAATTGTGTTATCCAGCTTAATTGCAGGTGGCAGGAGTCCGAGGTTTTCTTTAGGTACAGTAAAAATCACCCGGTTTTTTATTGCTTTAATGAGTTCGCTAACTTTTATTACCATGTTAAACGGGGCGCACTGGGAAGCGGTTGCAGGCTTGGTAATTGGCAGTGCTTTGGCAGCCCCTATAGCAGCAAAAGTTTCCAATAAGATCTCAGTTAAAACGATTATGGTTTCGGTTGGTATTATAGTGATAATAGTAAGTTTGCGCAGTATTTTTAATTTCATTCTTAAAATTGTCTGA
- a CDS encoding phosphoadenylyl-sulfate reductase, producing MKTQFIEIAENIKDLDPVAALRYFAAKFPGQIVFSTSFGWEDQVITDLIFKNDIPIKVFTLETGRLFPETYYVWNRTLEIYQKPIHAFFPQAESLQHMVNAKGPNSFYESVDNRKECCYIRKIEPLHRALNGNKLWVTGIRAEQSPNRHDMSNIEWDEQNQLIKFHPLFDWTFEEIKAYIAEHNIVYNTLHDKGFPSIGCAPCTRAVREGEDFRAGRWWWEDQSKKECGLHTTT from the coding sequence ATGAAAACACAGTTTATAGAAATAGCAGAAAATATAAAGGATTTGGACCCTGTAGCGGCCTTGCGTTATTTTGCAGCTAAGTTTCCTGGGCAAATTGTTTTTTCTACAAGTTTTGGCTGGGAAGACCAGGTAATTACAGATTTAATTTTTAAAAACGATATTCCCATTAAGGTATTTACTTTGGAAACCGGAAGGTTATTTCCTGAAACCTATTATGTATGGAACAGGACGCTGGAAATTTATCAGAAACCTATTCATGCCTTTTTTCCGCAGGCAGAAAGCCTCCAGCATATGGTAAATGCAAAAGGCCCAAATAGCTTTTATGAATCAGTAGATAATCGTAAAGAATGCTGTTACATCAGGAAAATTGAACCCCTACACCGGGCATTAAATGGAAATAAGCTTTGGGTAACGGGAATTAGGGCAGAACAGTCGCCTAACCGCCATGACATGAGCAATATTGAGTGGGATGAGCAAAATCAGCTGATTAAATTTCATCCTTTGTTTGACTGGACATTTGAAGAAATCAAAGCTTATATTGCCGAGCATAACATTGTATATAATACTTTACACGATAAAGGGTTCCCCAGCATAGGCTGTGCGCCATGCACCCGTGCTGTACGTGAAGGGGAAGATTTTAGGGCAGGAAGATGGTGGTGGGAAGACCAGTCTAAGAAAGAATGTGGTTTGCATACCACTACATAA
- the cysD gene encoding sulfate adenylyltransferase subunit CysD, which translates to MSKYNLNYLDELEAEAIHILREVAGQFEKPALLFSGGKDSITLVRLAEKAFRPGKFPFPLVHIDTGHNFEETITYRDKMVERIGEKLIVGYVQDDIDQGKVIEQQGKNASRNSLQTVTLLNTIAKHGFDACIGGARRDEEKARAKERIFSVRDEFGQWDPKRQRPELWNIYNGKIHKGENVRVFPISNWTELDVWNYIKREKMDLPSIYFSHERECITRNGQLMAASPFLNMDSEDIVERKTVRFRTVGDMSCTAAIESEAVALDDIIEEISASKISERGARLDDKVSEAAMEDRKKGGYF; encoded by the coding sequence ATGAGTAAGTATAATTTAAATTATTTAGATGAATTAGAGGCCGAGGCCATCCACATTTTACGTGAGGTGGCCGGGCAATTCGAAAAGCCGGCTCTGCTTTTTTCGGGAGGTAAAGATTCTATTACGCTGGTAAGGCTTGCCGAAAAAGCATTTAGACCAGGAAAGTTTCCATTTCCCCTGGTGCACATTGATACCGGGCATAACTTTGAAGAGACCATTACCTACCGCGATAAAATGGTGGAACGGATAGGCGAGAAACTGATTGTGGGTTATGTGCAGGATGATATTGATCAGGGAAAGGTGATAGAGCAGCAAGGGAAAAATGCCAGCAGAAATTCTTTACAGACGGTTACTTTACTCAATACTATTGCCAAACATGGTTTTGATGCGTGCATTGGTGGTGCCAGACGTGATGAGGAAAAAGCACGAGCTAAGGAGCGGATTTTTTCTGTAAGGGATGAATTTGGACAATGGGACCCTAAACGGCAAAGACCTGAATTGTGGAATATCTATAATGGCAAAATTCACAAAGGAGAAAATGTAAGGGTTTTCCCGATCAGCAACTGGACAGAGCTTGATGTTTGGAATTACATTAAAAGGGAAAAGATGGATCTTCCATCTATTTATTTTTCTCATGAAAGAGAATGCATCACCAGGAATGGTCAGTTAATGGCTGCTTCTCCATTTTTAAACATGGACAGTGAGGACATTGTGGAGCGTAAAACGGTGAGGTTCCGTACGGTGGGAGACATGAGCTGTACTGCTGCTATAGAATCTGAGGCTGTAGCGCTGGATGATATTATTGAAGAGATCAGTGCATCTAAAATTAGTGAACGTGGTGCCAGGCTGGACGATAAGGTATCGGAAGCTGCTATGGAAGACCGCAAGAAAGGAGGGTATTTTTAA
- a CDS encoding sulfate adenylyltransferase subunit 1, with translation MNILKFFTAGSVDDGKSTLIGRLLYDTGSILADQLEALQQSNRKNDDGTIDLAILTDGLRAEREQGITIDVAYKYFQTAQRKFIIADTPGHIQYTRNMVTGASTAKLAIILIDARNGVVEQTIRHSYLVSLLGIEHVVVCLNKMDMVGYSETVYNAIIDKYKTLANELNLKEVTFIPVSALKGDNVVNESEHMQWYTGRSLLHFLETVDVDTNLDAQLSRMPVQWVVRPQTDELHDYRGYAGRILSGEFNVNDKVTVLPSGSSSVIERIEIFDQRPEKAFAGQSVTLHLKDNIDISRGDVLVNSAHLPQNSQLIEADLCWMDSRPLDESITYLLQHNSKVTKCKVREIVYKVDINTLEKQEAYDFKLNDIGRVVLKTADELAFDFYTDNKANGAAILIDSRTNLTAGALMFRAIAD, from the coding sequence ATGAATATATTGAAGTTTTTTACCGCAGGAAGTGTTGACGACGGAAAGAGTACGCTGATTGGGCGTCTTTTGTATGACACTGGTTCTATTTTAGCAGATCAGCTGGAAGCTTTACAGCAAAGTAACCGAAAAAACGATGATGGTACCATTGACCTGGCTATTTTAACGGATGGTTTAAGGGCGGAAAGGGAGCAAGGCATTACAATTGATGTTGCCTATAAGTACTTCCAGACAGCGCAGCGCAAATTTATTATTGCTGATACACCCGGACATATCCAATACACCAGGAACATGGTTACGGGCGCCTCTACGGCTAAGCTGGCCATTATTTTAATTGATGCCAGAAACGGGGTAGTGGAACAAACTATCCGCCATTCTTACCTGGTTTCGTTATTGGGTATAGAACATGTTGTGGTTTGCCTGAATAAAATGGATATGGTTGGTTACAGCGAAACCGTTTACAATGCCATTATTGATAAATATAAAACGCTTGCTAATGAACTGAACCTAAAGGAAGTTACTTTTATTCCGGTAAGTGCATTGAAGGGTGATAATGTAGTGAACGAGTCTGAGCATATGCAGTGGTATACCGGCAGAAGCTTGCTTCATTTCCTGGAAACAGTAGATGTAGATACCAATCTGGATGCACAGCTTTCCAGGATGCCGGTACAGTGGGTGGTACGTCCGCAAACGGACGAATTGCACGACTACAGGGGATACGCCGGAAGGATTTTAAGCGGAGAATTTAATGTAAACGATAAGGTAACTGTGTTGCCTTCTGGAAGTAGTTCGGTAATTGAAAGAATTGAGATCTTTGACCAGAGACCGGAAAAAGCTTTTGCAGGTCAATCGGTAACGCTTCATTTAAAGGATAATATAGACATTAGCAGGGGGGATGTTTTGGTCAATTCTGCTCATTTGCCACAAAACTCTCAATTGATAGAGGCAGATCTTTGCTGGATGGATTCGCGTCCGCTGGATGAAAGTATTACTTACCTTCTTCAGCACAACAGCAAAGTGACTAAATGTAAAGTAAGAGAGATTGTTTATAAGGTAGACATCAACACCCTGGAGAAACAAGAGGCTTACGACTTTAAATTGAATGATATTGGTAGGGTGGTTTTAAAAACTGCTGATGAACTTGCCTTTGATTTTTACACGGATAATAAAGCCAATGGCGCAGCCATATTAATTGACAGCAGAACAAATTTAACAGCCGGTGCCCTAATGTTCAGGGCTATTGCAGATTAG
- a CDS encoding glycogen synthase, producing MEIIHLSAECYPVAKVGGLGDVVGALPKYQNKLGHFSKVVMPAYENRFIQENEFEIVYNGWVKLGFKTYPVRILREKNNKLGFDLFLVQITGLMDRPNVYGYEDDTERFLAYQIAVLDWIEQWEHMPDLVHCHDHHTGLVPFMMLNCVRFRKLRLIPTVITLHNAQYQGQFGWDKLHYLPEFDLWNAGMLGWKEAINPLAAAIKSAWRITTVSPSYLDEIRYNANGLEELLSQERGKSFGILNGIDNEVWNPQKDPMLHKNFNNRTVESGKKANKEALCSVFNLDPSKPLFTFIGRLVGEKGADLLPDIFYNSLQYSQGQINILVLGSGDPQVEGRLEQLKEIFTKNYNTYIGYNEALSHQIYAGADFLLMPSRVEPCGLNQMYALRYGTIPVVRRIGGLKDTVTDIGDGGFGICHDQTSVWDVGQAIGRAYDLYQDNKRMKEIRKEIMQLDHSWDRAAQEYIDLYQI from the coding sequence ATGGAAATTATACACCTCAGTGCCGAATGTTATCCTGTTGCCAAGGTTGGCGGATTGGGTGATGTTGTTGGCGCTTTGCCTAAATATCAAAATAAACTGGGACACTTCTCTAAGGTGGTTATGCCAGCTTATGAAAACCGCTTTATACAAGAAAATGAATTTGAGATAGTCTACAACGGATGGGTTAAACTCGGCTTTAAAACCTATCCGGTGCGCATATTAAGAGAGAAAAATAATAAACTGGGCTTTGATCTTTTCTTAGTGCAGATTACGGGTTTAATGGACAGGCCAAATGTATACGGCTATGAAGACGATACGGAGCGATTTCTAGCTTACCAAATTGCCGTTTTAGACTGGATAGAGCAGTGGGAACATATGCCTGATCTGGTACATTGCCATGACCACCATACTGGTTTGGTTCCTTTTATGATGCTTAATTGTGTACGTTTTAGAAAATTACGTTTAATTCCAACAGTGATTACGCTGCACAATGCGCAATATCAGGGACAGTTTGGCTGGGATAAATTACATTATTTACCAGAATTTGATTTGTGGAATGCCGGAATGCTTGGCTGGAAGGAGGCCATAAATCCACTTGCTGCGGCTATCAAATCTGCATGGCGAATTACAACAGTATCTCCGAGTTATTTGGACGAAATAAGGTACAATGCAAATGGGCTGGAAGAACTGCTTTCTCAGGAACGAGGTAAATCTTTCGGGATCTTAAATGGCATTGATAATGAAGTATGGAATCCTCAAAAAGATCCGATGCTTCATAAAAACTTCAATAACAGAACAGTAGAAAGTGGAAAAAAAGCAAACAAAGAAGCACTTTGCAGTGTTTTTAATTTAGATCCATCAAAGCCGCTGTTTACGTTTATAGGCAGGTTAGTTGGGGAAAAGGGAGCGGATTTACTTCCTGATATTTTTTACAATTCATTACAGTATAGTCAGGGTCAAATTAATATCCTGGTTTTAGGATCGGGCGACCCACAGGTAGAAGGACGACTGGAACAATTGAAAGAAATATTTACAAAGAATTATAATACTTATATCGGTTATAATGAAGCTTTGTCACATCAAATTTATGCTGGTGCAGACTTTTTGCTGATGCCATCAAGGGTAGAACCTTGCGGGCTAAATCAAATGTACGCCCTGCGTTACGGCACCATTCCTGTGGTAAGAAGAATAGGAGGGTTAAAAGATACTGTAACGGATATCGGCGATGGAGGCTTCGGAATTTGTCATGATCAAACCAGTGTGTGGGATGTTGGACAAGCCATAGGAAGGGCATATGATTTATATCAAGATAATAAACGCATGAAAGAAATCCGCAAGGAAATCATGCAGCTGGATCATTCCTGGGATAGGGCGGCACAAGAGTATATTGATCTGTACCAAATATAA
- a CDS encoding glucose-1-phosphate adenylyltransferase yields the protein MTEKVLGVILGGGQGSRLAPLTLTRSKPAVPIGGKYRLVDIPISNCLNSGIHRMFVLTQFNSASLNKHIKNTYHFSHFSDAFVDILAAEQTPENPTWFQGTADAVRQTMHHLLNHEFEYVLILSGDQLYQMDFHEMVNAHIESGAEVTLATIPVTAKDGTDFGILKANEENIITSFIEKPNAELILDWSSDTGPEMQAEGRNYLASMGIYIFNKELLIKIFAENPDDKDFGKEIIPRVLSNFKVLSFQYEGYWTDIGNISSFFEANLGLTDDIPKFNLFDSHHSIFTRPRMLPPSKILGTTLDKAVIAEGCILQAEEIKHAVIGIRSRIGRGTKIENVYVMGSDRYQTLEEIQEETNSGNPLIGIGDRCVISNAILDKNSRIGNDVHINGGEHLSNGDFGVYVVKDGIVVVKKGATIPDGTII from the coding sequence ATGACTGAAAAAGTATTGGGAGTGATTCTGGGTGGTGGCCAGGGCTCCAGGCTAGCACCGCTTACACTAACACGTTCAAAACCTGCTGTTCCAATAGGGGGTAAATATCGTCTTGTTGATATTCCTATTTCCAACTGCCTCAATTCTGGAATACACAGGATGTTTGTACTTACGCAGTTCAACTCTGCATCGCTAAACAAACACATTAAAAATACTTATCACTTCAGTCATTTTAGCGACGCTTTTGTTGATATTCTTGCCGCAGAACAAACGCCCGAAAATCCAACCTGGTTTCAGGGAACAGCCGACGCAGTGAGACAAACTATGCATCATTTACTGAATCATGAGTTTGAGTATGTGCTTATCCTTTCGGGAGATCAGCTGTATCAAATGGATTTTCATGAGATGGTAAATGCACACATTGAAAGTGGAGCTGAAGTTACCCTGGCTACAATTCCTGTAACGGCAAAAGATGGTACAGACTTTGGAATTCTAAAAGCTAATGAAGAAAATATTATCACTTCATTTATTGAAAAGCCGAACGCAGAATTGATCTTAGATTGGTCTTCTGATACTGGTCCAGAAATGCAGGCCGAAGGTAGAAATTACCTTGCTTCTATGGGTATTTATATTTTCAATAAGGAGTTGTTGATTAAAATCTTTGCTGAGAACCCTGATGACAAGGATTTTGGTAAAGAAATTATTCCAAGAGTGCTTTCAAATTTTAAAGTACTGAGCTTTCAATATGAAGGATATTGGACCGATATTGGAAACATCTCCTCGTTTTTTGAAGCCAACCTTGGTTTAACTGATGATATTCCTAAGTTTAATTTGTTTGACAGTCACCACAGCATTTTTACGCGCCCGCGGATGTTGCCACCTTCAAAAATATTAGGTACAACATTGGATAAGGCGGTTATTGCCGAAGGTTGTATTTTACAAGCGGAGGAGATTAAGCATGCTGTAATTGGTATCCGTTCTAGAATTGGCCGTGGTACAAAAATTGAGAATGTATATGTTATGGGTAGCGACAGGTACCAGACACTTGAAGAAATCCAGGAAGAAACAAATTCAGGAAATCCATTGATTGGTATTGGCGACAGGTGCGTGATATCTAATGCAATTTTGGACAAAAACTCGAGAATCGGTAACGACGTACATATAAATGGGGGAGAGCACTTATCAAATGGCGATTTTGGCGTTTACGTAGTAAAGGACGGCATTGTAGTTGTTAAAAAAGGTGCGACTATTCCTGATGGAACCATTATTTAG
- a CDS encoding helical backbone metal receptor — MIFKDQLNRSVDINYPPRRIISLVPSQTELLFDLGLNAEIIGITKFCVHPEAKVKALARVGGTKNLEVDFIRSLKPDLIIGNKEENEKQQIETLMRDFPVWMSDVSNLEEAMDCIAAIGAMVDRTPEAAYMNHLINAGFRDLQTLALQHGIDKKVAYLIWRNPYLFAGKDTFIDHVLSVNGLRNVVKDLRYPELTLAKLELLQPDIVFLSSEPYPFDERHLEEIRLALPATKIMLVDGEMFSWHGSRLIKAVQYHFQLQKEL; from the coding sequence GTGATTTTTAAAGACCAGTTAAACAGATCCGTTGACATAAATTATCCGCCCAGGCGGATAATTTCTTTAGTGCCCTCTCAAACCGAGTTGCTATTTGATTTGGGTTTAAATGCGGAAATAATTGGGATAACCAAGTTTTGTGTTCATCCAGAGGCTAAAGTTAAGGCCCTAGCCAGGGTTGGAGGTACGAAAAATCTGGAGGTTGATTTCATTAGAAGTTTAAAGCCAGATTTGATTATTGGCAACAAGGAAGAGAATGAGAAACAGCAAATAGAAACGCTGATGCGGGATTTTCCGGTGTGGATGAGCGATGTATCCAATTTGGAAGAGGCAATGGATTGTATTGCTGCCATTGGTGCAATGGTTGACAGAACGCCTGAGGCGGCTTATATGAATCATTTAATTAACGCCGGATTTAGGGATTTACAAACGCTTGCGCTGCAACATGGCATTGATAAAAAAGTGGCGTACCTAATTTGGAGAAATCCTTACTTGTTTGCTGGTAAAGATACTTTTATTGACCATGTACTTAGTGTTAACGGCCTCCGTAATGTTGTAAAAGACCTACGATATCCTGAGCTTACTTTGGCAAAACTTGAACTTTTGCAGCCAGACATCGTGTTTTTATCTTCTGAACCTTATCCTTTTGATGAAAGACACCTGGAAGAAATTCGTTTAGCCTTGCCTGCTACGAAAATAATGCTGGTTGATGGAGAGATGTTTTCCTGGCATGGTAGCCGTTTAATTAAGGCAGTTCAGTATCACTTTCAGCTTCAGAAAGAATTATGA
- the tig gene encoding trigger factor, with product MNITQEKIDDLNAIVKIKIAPEDYTEKLEKTIKEQAKKSTIPGFRKGMVPPSHIKRMYGKSILVEEINNLLSTTLNNYLTENKVEILGQPLPIIDNGKDFKWDYTDEFEFDYELGLAPAVDVKLTNKDKFTQYNVKADEETLAARVKNIRKSYGKMTNPEVSAEDDVVYADLAQLSPDGSVFEGGITNTGSIRLDLVKDKKVLKSLTGLKKDDVLELDVQKAFENNEVVIAKLLNIGEDEAKDLKSKFQVTVKNINRLEESDLNQEFFDKIFGEGVVTDEAGFTAKITEEVESMFKQDADRKLQNDIYLKVIDSVKIDLPDAFLRKWLKATNEKLTDAELEEGYEDFAKNLKWTLIENNIIKENDIKIDYKDVFETAKQRLDAQFRMYSPAPLPEDQLAQYTTTFLQEKDNGNRIFEEVKALKVFDYIKSAVTLDQKDIAYNKFVEMN from the coding sequence ATGAATATTACACAGGAAAAAATTGACGATTTAAATGCAATTGTAAAAATTAAAATTGCACCTGAAGATTATACTGAGAAGCTTGAGAAGACCATCAAAGAACAAGCTAAAAAATCTACTATTCCAGGTTTCCGTAAAGGAATGGTTCCACCTTCACACATTAAAAGGATGTATGGTAAAAGCATTTTGGTTGAAGAGATCAACAACTTGCTTAGTACTACTTTAAACAACTATCTTACAGAAAATAAAGTTGAAATCCTTGGTCAGCCTTTACCTATTATAGATAACGGCAAAGATTTTAAATGGGACTATACAGATGAATTTGAATTCGACTATGAGCTTGGCTTAGCTCCGGCAGTAGATGTAAAGTTGACAAACAAAGATAAATTTACCCAATATAACGTTAAAGCTGATGAGGAAACTTTAGCTGCAAGGGTTAAAAATATCCGCAAAAGCTATGGCAAAATGACAAATCCAGAAGTTTCGGCAGAAGATGATGTAGTTTATGCCGATTTAGCACAACTTTCTCCTGATGGTTCAGTTTTTGAAGGTGGCATAACCAATACTGGTTCTATTCGCTTAGACTTAGTTAAAGACAAAAAAGTTCTTAAATCTTTAACTGGCTTAAAAAAGGATGATGTTCTTGAACTTGATGTTCAGAAAGCATTTGAAAACAATGAGGTGGTAATTGCTAAATTGCTGAATATTGGTGAAGATGAAGCTAAAGACTTGAAATCTAAATTCCAGGTAACGGTTAAAAACATCAACCGTTTAGAGGAATCGGATTTAAACCAGGAGTTCTTTGATAAAATATTTGGTGAAGGTGTTGTAACTGATGAAGCTGGTTTTACAGCTAAAATTACTGAAGAAGTAGAAAGTATGTTTAAGCAGGATGCAGATCGAAAATTGCAGAATGACATCTATCTTAAAGTAATTGACAGTGTAAAGATTGATTTGCCGGATGCGTTTTTACGTAAGTGGTTAAAAGCTACCAACGAAAAATTAACGGATGCTGAATTAGAAGAAGGCTACGAAGATTTTGCGAAAAATCTGAAATGGACGTTGATCGAAAATAACATCATTAAAGAAAATGATATTAAAATAGATTATAAAGATGTATTTGAAACTGCTAAACAACGTTTAGATGCACAGTTTAGAATGTACAGTCCGGCTCCACTTCCTGAAGATCAGCTTGCACAATACACCACCACCTTTTTACAGGAAAAAGATAATGGTAACCGTATTTTTGAAGAAGTTAAAGCTTTGAAAGTTTTTGATTACATCAAATCTGCTGTTACCTTAGACCAAAAGGATATCGCTTATAATAAGTTTGTAGAGATGAACTAA
- the clpP gene encoding ATP-dependent Clp endopeptidase proteolytic subunit ClpP, which produces MNIDKNEFRKYAVKHHRINGLTVDRYIGHTNNSPKSMTPYIIEERQLNVAQMDVFSRLMMDRIIFLGDAIHDGNANIIQAQLLFLQSTDNNRDIQIYINSPGGSVYAGLGIYDTMQYITPDVATICTGMAASMGAVLLVAGAEGKRAALTHSRVMIHQPSGGAQGVASDMEINLREMLKLKKELYDIIANHSGQSYEWVEKASDRDYWMKADEAKSFGMIDEVLGANVKK; this is translated from the coding sequence ATGAATATAGATAAAAACGAATTTAGAAAGTACGCAGTTAAACATCATCGCATTAACGGTTTAACTGTAGATCGTTATATAGGTCATACCAACAATTCTCCTAAAAGCATGACCCCATATATTATAGAGGAACGTCAGCTAAATGTTGCACAAATGGACGTATTTTCGCGTTTAATGATGGATCGTATTATCTTTTTAGGTGATGCCATTCATGATGGAAATGCAAATATTATCCAGGCGCAGTTGTTGTTTTTGCAATCTACAGACAACAACAGAGATATCCAGATCTACATTAACTCACCTGGAGGATCGGTGTATGCTGGCTTAGGTATTTATGATACCATGCAATACATTACGCCAGACGTAGCAACAATTTGTACAGGTATGGCGGCATCAATGGGCGCCGTGTTATTGGTAGCAGGTGCAGAAGGTAAACGTGCGGCTTTAACGCATTCACGTGTGATGATTCACCAGCCTTCTGGTGGGGCTCAGGGCGTAGCTTCAGATATGGAGATTAACCTGAGAGAGATGCTTAAATTAAAAAAAGAATTATACGACATCATCGCAAATCACTCTGGCCAGAGTTACGAATGGGTAGAGAAAGCCTCAGATCGTGATTACTGGATGAAAGCTGATGAAGCTAAGAGTTTTGGAATGATTGATGAGGTATTAGGCGCTAACGTTAAAAAATAA